In the genome of Bacillus sp. S3, one region contains:
- a CDS encoding sigma-54 interaction domain-containing protein encodes MHRGMEAIPLNWHEQIINLLAERIVVVDRDGIILYINEAYCEFLGTTVAEAINRPVQDVIENTRMHIVAKTGQKELAAVHPINGSEMVANRFPLIVDGEIVGALGTVMFRNPEEWRMYKTKIQNLAEELKYYKTKVEKELKSKYHFHDLIGNSASFLAAKKLAERISASNSSVLLTGESGTGKELFAHAIHNDSGRSTLPFVAINCASIPEHLLESELFGYDEGAFTGAKRGGKKGQFEVANNGTLFLDEIGDMPLSMQSKLLRVLQEKEVQRVGGQKSVPIDVRIIAATHRDLEKMVEEGKFRQDLYYRLNVIKIEIPPLRKRKADIPLISMTLLKKMEGKFFRRGIELSTEVEQRLMQHTWPGNIRELENVLERAINVLDGKMIDVYHLPLYLRDQELVASHMNETNTVMKDPLVNKQLSISPLKDALAKVEKEAILQALAVTNGNKQDAAKLLEIGKTSFYEKCKLHDIK; translated from the coding sequence ATGCACCGAGGAATGGAAGCGATTCCACTTAATTGGCATGAGCAAATCATTAATCTTCTGGCAGAACGAATTGTTGTGGTCGATCGTGACGGTATTATTCTCTATATAAATGAGGCTTATTGTGAGTTTTTAGGAACGACCGTTGCAGAGGCCATCAACCGCCCCGTACAAGATGTGATTGAAAATACGCGTATGCACATCGTCGCTAAAACAGGCCAAAAAGAGCTTGCTGCAGTTCATCCGATAAACGGAAGTGAAATGGTTGCAAACCGCTTTCCGCTGATTGTAGATGGTGAAATCGTAGGCGCCTTAGGAACAGTGATGTTTCGTAATCCTGAGGAATGGCGGATGTATAAAACAAAGATTCAGAATCTGGCGGAAGAACTGAAATATTATAAAACAAAAGTGGAAAAAGAGTTAAAAAGTAAATACCATTTTCATGATTTAATTGGAAATAGTGCATCATTTCTCGCTGCAAAAAAACTAGCTGAACGTATCTCTGCCAGCAATTCTTCTGTGTTATTAACGGGTGAGTCAGGTACTGGGAAGGAATTATTTGCCCATGCCATTCACAACGATAGCGGTCGGTCGACCCTGCCATTTGTTGCCATCAACTGCGCATCGATTCCAGAGCATTTACTAGAATCAGAATTATTCGGCTATGATGAAGGGGCTTTTACCGGTGCGAAACGGGGCGGAAAGAAGGGGCAGTTTGAAGTTGCAAATAATGGAACCTTGTTTTTAGATGAAATCGGTGATATGCCGCTATCGATGCAAAGTAAGCTTTTGCGAGTTTTACAAGAAAAAGAAGTGCAGCGGGTAGGCGGACAAAAATCTGTCCCTATTGATGTCCGAATCATTGCTGCTACCCATCGCGATTTAGAAAAAATGGTGGAAGAAGGGAAGTTCCGTCAGGATTTATATTACCGGTTAAATGTAATCAAAATCGAGATACCTCCACTAAGAAAGCGAAAAGCGGACATTCCATTAATTTCTATGACACTATTGAAAAAGATGGAAGGTAAATTTTTTCGAAGAGGAATTGAACTTTCTACGGAGGTAGAACAAAGGCTGATGCAGCATACATGGCCGGGAAACATTCGTGAACTTGAAAATGTGCTTGAGCGGGCGATCAATGTGTTAGACGGTAAAATGATTGACGTATACCACCTGCCGCTATATTTACGAGACCAAGAGTTGGTGGCCAGCCACATGAACGAAACAAATACGGTTATGAAGGATCCTTTAGTAAATAAGCAACTATCGATCTCTCCATTAAAGGATGCGCTTGCCAAAGTTGAAAAGGAAGCGATTCTCCAAGCACTGGCCGTGACAAATGGAAATAAGCAGGATGCCGCCAAGCTGCTGGAAATAGGAAAAACCAGTTTTTATGAAAAATGCAAATTGCATGATATTAAATAG
- a CDS encoding GntP family permease, which produces MQLFIILLSLGLLMFVAYRGFSVILFAPLCALLAVLLVDPSHVLPFFSGVFMEKMVGFIKSYFPVFLLGAIFGKVVEMSGIAESIAKTIVRMLGAKRAMLTIVLLGAILTYSGVSLFVAVFAIYPFAAQMFKQADIPKRLIPGTIALGAFTFTMDALPGTPQIQNVIPIAFFKTNIYAAPTLGIIGAIFVLGLGLLYLEMRRKKAEKAGEGYYGFKKETAAAVELAVSEEKDESAPDLTSSQSVFKQIMAFVPLILVGVTNKLFITYIPKWYPNGFDFSAIGLKAYSVDVAAVAAIWAIEMALVVGIVSSLAYNWKRVTVNFKEGLNLSIAGALLATMNTGAEYGFGGIISSLPGFAKISDGISNTFTNPLVNGAVTTSSLAGITGSASGGMGIALGAMADKYNQAIAAANIPPEVMHRVVAMASGGMDTLPHNGAVITLLAVTGLTHKQSYRDIFAITIIKTIAVFFVIALYSIFGII; this is translated from the coding sequence ATGCAATTATTTATTATTCTTTTGTCACTTGGACTGCTGATGTTTGTTGCCTACCGGGGTTTTTCAGTTATCTTATTTGCGCCACTCTGTGCACTTTTGGCGGTACTGCTTGTTGACCCAAGCCATGTTTTACCGTTCTTCTCAGGTGTGTTCATGGAAAAAATGGTTGGGTTTATTAAATCCTACTTCCCAGTCTTCTTATTAGGCGCCATTTTTGGGAAGGTAGTGGAAATGTCGGGGATTGCTGAGTCCATTGCCAAGACCATTGTCCGCATGCTTGGTGCAAAACGCGCCATGCTGACGATTGTGTTATTGGGGGCTATTTTAACCTACAGCGGTGTAAGTCTATTCGTAGCTGTTTTTGCCATTTATCCATTTGCTGCACAAATGTTCAAACAAGCTGATATTCCGAAGCGGCTCATCCCAGGGACCATAGCACTTGGTGCCTTTACCTTTACGATGGATGCTTTACCGGGAACGCCGCAAATTCAAAACGTCATTCCAATAGCCTTCTTTAAAACGAATATTTATGCCGCGCCAACACTTGGCATCATCGGGGCTATTTTTGTCTTAGGTCTTGGACTGCTATATCTGGAGATGAGAAGGAAAAAGGCGGAAAAAGCAGGAGAAGGGTACTATGGCTTCAAAAAAGAGACTGCTGCAGCCGTAGAGTTGGCAGTATCAGAGGAAAAGGATGAATCTGCCCCTGATTTAACTTCTAGTCAATCTGTTTTCAAACAAATAATGGCATTTGTCCCGCTGATTCTCGTAGGGGTGACAAATAAACTATTCATTACCTACATACCAAAATGGTATCCGAATGGCTTTGATTTTTCAGCGATCGGTTTAAAAGCCTATTCAGTAGATGTAGCGGCGGTTGCAGCGATTTGGGCGATTGAAATGGCGCTAGTCGTCGGGATTGTCTCGTCACTTGCTTACAATTGGAAGCGCGTTACCGTGAATTTTAAAGAAGGTCTAAATCTAAGTATTGCCGGTGCCTTGCTTGCCACCATGAATACAGGGGCCGAATACGGGTTTGGCGGGATTATTTCCTCACTTCCAGGCTTTGCGAAAATTAGTGATGGTATCTCGAATACCTTTACGAATCCGCTTGTCAATGGTGCTGTAACAACTAGTTCCCTTGCCGGTATTACCGGGTCTGCCTCCGGTGGAATGGGGATTGCGTTAGGGGCGATGGCTGATAAATACAATCAGGCGATAGCGGCAGCTAATATTCCGCCAGAAGTCATGCACCGTGTTGTCGCGATGGCATCGGGTGGAATGGATACACTTCCGCATAACGGGGCCGTTATTACCTTGCTTGCTGTTACAGGATTAACTCACAAGCAATCGTACCGCGATATTTTCGCTATTACCATCATTAAAACAATAGCTGTTTTCTTCGTCATCGCGCTTTATTCTATCTTTGGAATTATTTAA
- a CDS encoding IclR family transcriptional regulator, whose translation MQTIDRAMQVIKVLARNETKKWYSITDLSKECDLPVSTMHRLLQSMKSHGLIQQDPELKLYSMGNTWLEYGLQMYDTFDFVGLIRPEMEQLMREVEESVYFSKPTGLESLVVERIDCPHNPIRIYDQLGIRIPLHIGAANKVMLANMPMKEAALIVDSLVPVEDKEDFLQLLRKVRKQGFGESHGERTPGTSAVAAPLFNQMNELIGALSIGYVNYNVTEEKQNLLTEKVIEYGLRITSKLKTKS comes from the coding sequence GTGCAGACAATTGATAGGGCTATGCAAGTAATCAAAGTTCTTGCTAGAAATGAAACGAAAAAATGGTACTCGATTACCGATTTGTCGAAGGAATGTGACTTACCGGTTAGTACGATGCACCGGCTTTTGCAATCGATGAAATCACATGGGTTAATCCAACAGGATCCCGAGCTGAAACTCTATTCAATGGGGAACACATGGCTAGAATACGGATTGCAAATGTATGATACCTTTGATTTTGTAGGGCTGATACGTCCCGAAATGGAGCAGTTAATGCGTGAAGTGGAGGAAAGTGTTTACTTTAGTAAACCAACTGGGTTAGAATCGCTGGTCGTCGAAAGAATCGATTGTCCGCATAACCCTATCCGTATCTATGACCAACTTGGGATCCGAATTCCTTTGCATATTGGGGCGGCAAATAAAGTGATGCTCGCAAATATGCCGATGAAGGAGGCAGCCCTAATTGTTGATTCATTGGTGCCAGTGGAGGATAAAGAGGATTTCTTGCAATTATTAAGAAAGGTTCGAAAACAAGGATTTGGAGAGAGTCACGGTGAGAGAACACCGGGCACCTCTGCCGTCGCGGCCCCGCTCTTTAATCAAATGAACGAACTCATCGGCGCACTAAGCATCGGTTATGTCAATTACAATGTAACAGAAGAAAAACAAAACCTATTAACCGAAAAAGTAATCGAATACGGACTGCGGATCACCTCCAAACTCAAAACCAAATCATAG
- a CDS encoding ATP-binding protein gives MVLLDYIINLSIFSLLVSTPLIIRSFINLKPLKQVDFWVGLYGGIVSVILVALSFQQNGYSYDIRYAPVILVFAYFGPAPGFITGIFALTSRLFSSGHWGPAIIGWTIIMIVFSLIHLYTKRLTPVKKSVILYGAYLFIYVIIIPIIFNVFRDEPFFHFQYLLFVMLGVIIGVLLIESYLKLYRLNNRLSEMYKMVEASESKYRLIAENTSDLIMVMNKEQSISYFSPSHEHVLGFQCCELERIELCKFIHPDDVTKFQMAILKMFEQKESQSLEFRLKHKEDRWIEVESRCMPVKGEKEAIENIVLISRDISERKKSEEILLQSEKLSIVGELAAGVAHEIRNPLTTIKGFVQLYKAENSSIEYNDLLLSELERIESITSGLLTLGKPQAVQLNVIDVRDLIENTLELLSPQALLNNIQFNLQFEESSFMITGEKNQLKQVFLNIFKNAIEAMPQGGDIQVNLRKGLTDECIISVQDQGCGIPEELLPRLGEPFYSLKEKGTGLGIMICHKILKQHHGSIVYKSKLKEGTIVEIKLPLAS, from the coding sequence TTGGTTCTTTTAGACTACATTATTAATCTCTCGATATTTTCACTATTAGTAAGTACGCCGTTAATCATTCGTTCATTCATTAATCTTAAACCGCTGAAGCAGGTTGATTTTTGGGTCGGATTGTATGGTGGAATTGTTTCGGTTATCCTCGTAGCGCTATCTTTTCAACAAAATGGGTACTCCTATGACATTCGCTACGCCCCAGTCATTCTGGTTTTTGCCTATTTTGGACCCGCACCAGGCTTTATTACCGGGATATTTGCTTTGACCTCCAGACTGTTTTCAAGTGGTCATTGGGGTCCGGCTATTATCGGATGGACCATCATCATGATTGTTTTTTCTCTCATCCATTTGTATACAAAGCGTCTTACCCCTGTGAAAAAAAGTGTTATTTTATATGGAGCTTATCTATTCATCTATGTAATCATTATACCCATCATATTTAACGTATTTAGAGATGAACCTTTCTTCCATTTTCAATATCTATTATTCGTGATGTTAGGTGTCATCATTGGGGTATTACTTATTGAGTCATATTTAAAGCTGTATCGCTTAAATAATCGATTATCGGAAATGTACAAAATGGTGGAGGCAAGTGAATCAAAGTACCGCCTTATCGCAGAGAATACGTCTGACCTCATCATGGTGATGAATAAAGAGCAGTCGATCAGTTATTTCTCTCCTTCGCACGAGCATGTGTTAGGATTCCAATGCTGTGAACTGGAAAGGATTGAATTATGCAAGTTTATTCATCCGGACGATGTGACGAAGTTTCAAATGGCAATCTTGAAGATGTTTGAACAGAAAGAGTCCCAATCATTGGAGTTTCGTTTGAAGCATAAGGAAGACCGCTGGATTGAAGTGGAGTCCCGCTGTATGCCTGTTAAAGGCGAAAAAGAAGCGATAGAGAATATCGTCCTGATCAGCCGTGATATCTCCGAACGGAAAAAATCCGAAGAAATTCTTTTGCAATCTGAAAAGCTCTCGATTGTCGGAGAATTAGCTGCCGGAGTAGCCCATGAAATTCGCAATCCTCTTACCACCATTAAAGGCTTTGTTCAATTATATAAAGCGGAAAATAGTTCGATTGAATATAATGACCTGCTTTTAAGTGAATTAGAAAGGATTGAAAGTATTACTAGCGGACTTCTCACATTGGGGAAACCGCAAGCCGTGCAGCTCAACGTAATTGATGTAAGAGACTTAATTGAAAATACACTCGAGTTATTATCACCCCAGGCTCTTTTGAACAACATTCAATTTAACTTACAGTTTGAGGAATCATCATTTATGATTACAGGGGAAAAGAATCAATTAAAGCAGGTGTTCTTAAATATTTTCAAGAACGCGATAGAGGCAATGCCGCAGGGCGGAGACATTCAGGTTAACCTTCGAAAGGGGCTGACAGATGAGTGCATTATTTCTGTTCAAGATCAAGGCTGCGGCATCCCCGAGGAATTACTGCCTCGCTTAGGTGAGCCTTTCTATAGTTTAAAAGAAAAAGGAACAGGACTCGGCATCATGATCTGCCACAAAATCCTAAAACAGCACCACGGCAGCATAGTCTATAAAAGCAAATTAAAAGAAGGAACCATAGTCGAAATAAAACTGCCATTGGCAAGTTGA
- a CDS encoding 3-hydroxybutyrate dehydrogenase, with translation MKKSLEGKTAFITGSASGIGLEIAKTFAQEGAKVVISDVHAEKSKQVAAALKEQGFEALSAPCDVTNEEAFKKSLQSAYETFGSLDILVNNAGMQYVSPIEEFPTEKFELLLKIMLTAPFIGIKHVFPIMKKQGFGRVINMASINGVIGFAGKAAYNSAKHGVIGLTKVAALEGAAHGITVNALCPGYVDTPLVRNQLGDLARTRNVSLDSVIEEVLFPLVPQRRLLSVTEIADYAVFLASDKGRGVTGQAVILDGGYTAQ, from the coding sequence ATGAAAAAGTCATTAGAAGGAAAAACAGCATTTATTACAGGTTCTGCAAGTGGGATTGGATTGGAAATCGCAAAAACTTTTGCACAGGAAGGCGCGAAAGTGGTGATTTCAGATGTACATGCCGAAAAAAGTAAACAGGTAGCGGCTGCATTAAAAGAGCAGGGGTTTGAAGCATTGTCAGCTCCATGTGATGTTACGAATGAAGAAGCTTTCAAAAAAAGCCTTCAGTCAGCATACGAAACATTTGGAAGCCTAGATATTTTAGTGAATAATGCCGGAATGCAATACGTTTCGCCAATTGAGGAATTTCCTACTGAAAAATTCGAGCTGCTCTTAAAAATCATGCTTACTGCTCCGTTTATCGGGATAAAGCATGTATTCCCGATAATGAAAAAGCAAGGATTCGGTCGAGTTATTAATATGGCCTCCATTAATGGGGTCATCGGGTTTGCAGGGAAGGCTGCCTATAATAGTGCAAAGCACGGTGTAATTGGTTTGACGAAGGTTGCCGCATTAGAAGGTGCTGCACATGGAATTACCGTGAATGCCCTATGCCCTGGCTATGTTGATACGCCGCTCGTACGAAATCAGCTGGGAGATTTGGCTAGAACAAGAAATGTTAGCTTAGACAGTGTAATTGAAGAGGTTCTATTCCCGCTCGTGCCGCAAAGAAGGCTTTTATCCGTAACGGAAATTGCAGACTATGCTGTCTTTTTGGCTAGTGATAAAGGCAGAGGCGTTACTGGTCAGGCGGTTATTTTGGATGGCGGATACACTGCTCAATAA